Proteins from a genomic interval of Poecile atricapillus isolate bPoeAtr1 chromosome 1, bPoeAtr1.hap1, whole genome shotgun sequence:
- the PSMC3 gene encoding 26S proteasome regulatory subunit 6A → MCGGDGALLWHVWRVHWGEEQPAPGTTLLPLLPLEVPPDQRDPRLPQLPPFVGEARLRLSAAGSAGDSRSRSRAPRAVPGGASSASPVRGRLGLTARPRSPPPRCCVRALTVIKGFCGRPPRLPPTPGSEHRPAPPRPAPPWRHRRHHSAALGAARDPSASPRPAGRFGTAAGGGGRDRGGGGSAGGGQGARNLRDARSARPARACAPPCSAGNPRCGICRPEPAAPCARPRAGGKMASVWDESEDGVGEEVLKMSTEEIVQRTRLLDSEIKIMKSEVLRVTHELQAMKDKIKENSEKIKVNKTLPYLVSNVIELLDVDPNDQEEDGANIDLDSQRKGKCAVIKTSTRQTYFLPVIGLVDAEKLKPGDLVGVNKDSYLILETLPTEYDSRVKAMEVDERPTEQYSDIGGLDKQIQELVEAIVLPMNHKEKFENLGIQPPKGVLMYGPPGTGKTLLARACAAQTKATFLKLAGPQLVQMFIGDGAKLVRDAFALAKEKAPSIIFIDELDAIGTKRFDSEKAGDREVQRTMLELLNQLDGFQPNTQVKVIAATNRVDILDPALLRSGRLDRKIEFPMPNEEARARIMQIHSRKMNVSPDVNYEELARCTDDFNGAQCKAVCVEAGMIALRRGATELTHEDYMEGILEVQAKKKANLQYYA, encoded by the exons ATGTGTGGAGGAGATGGAGCTCTACTGTGGCATGTGTGGAGAGTCCATTGGGGAGAAGAACAACCAGCTCCAGGCACTACCTTGCTCCCACTTCTTCCACTTGAA GTGCCTCCAGACCAACGGGACCCGCGGCTGCCCCAACTGCCGCCGTTTGTCGGTGAAGCCCGGCTACGTCTGAGCGCCGCGGGCTCGGCCGGGGACTCACGGAGCCGCTCCCGGGCCCCTCGGGCTGTGCCTGGTGGGGCGTCCTCGGCCTCCCCTGTGCGGGGTCGGCTCGGGCTcacagcccggccccgctcccctccccctcGCTGCTGTGTACGGGCACTGACTGTAATAAAGGGTTTCTGCGGGAGACCGCCCCGTCTGCCTCCAACGCCGGGCTCCGAgcaccgccccgccccgccccgccccgccccgccatGGCGGCACCGCCGCCATCACTCAGCAGCTTTGGGGGCGGCACGTGACCCGTCGGCctctccccgccccgccggcagATTCGGCACGGCCGCGGGCGGCGGGGGCCGCGATCGGGGCGGCGGCGGAAGCGCCGGGGGAGGGCAGGGTGCGCGGAACCTCCGGGACGCCCGTTCTGCACGTCCCGCCCGTGCCTGTGCCCCGCCCTGCTCCGCCGGGAACCCGCGGTGCGGAATCTGCCGCCCCGAACCCGCCGCGCCGTGCGCGCGCCCGCGGGCCGGCGGAAAGATGGCGTCCGTGTGGGATGAGTCGGAG GACGGCGTCGGCGAGGAGGTGCTGAAGATGTCCACGGAGGAGATCGTGCAGCGCACTCGCCTCCTCGACAGCGAGATCAAG ATCATGAAGAGCGAGGTACTGAGAGTGACCCATGAGCTCCAGGCCATGAAAGACAAGATCAAAGAGAACAGTGAGAAGATCAAAGTGAATAAAACCCTGCCATATCTTGTCTCCAATGTTATTGAG CTGCTGGATGTTGACCCAAATGAccaggaggaggatggagcaaACATTGATCTGGATTCTCAGAGAAAGGGCAAGTGTGCTGTGATCAAGACCTCTACACGTCAG ACATATTTCCTGCCTGTTATTGGGTTGGTTGATGCTGAGAAGTTGAAGCCTGGAGATCTGGTG GGGGTGAACAAAGACTCTTACTTGATCCTGGAGACTCTGCCTACTGAGTATGATTCACGGGTGAAAGCCATGGAGGTGGATGAGAGGCCCACAGAGCAGTACAGTGACATCGGGGGGCTGGATAAACAAATCCAAGAG CTCGTGGAGGCCATTGTCCTGCCAATGAATCATAAggagaaatttgaaaatttggGTATACAGCCACCCAAAGGAGTCCTTATGTATGGGCCTCCAGGAACAGGGAAGACACTTTTAGCTCGAGCATGTGCTGCCCAGACCAAG GCCACGTTCCTGAAGCTGGCGGGTCCACAGCTTGTGCAGATGTTCATTGGTGACGGAGCGAAGCTGGTACGCGATGCTTTTGCTCTCGCAAAGGAAAAAGCTCCTTCCATCATCTTTATTGATGAACTGGATGCCATTGGTACTAAAAG GTTTGATAGTGAGAAAGCTGGTGACCGAGAGGTGCAGAGGACCATGCTGGAGCTGCTTAATCAACTTGATGGTTTCCAGCCAAACACACAAGTCAAG GTGATTGCTGCAACTAACCGGGTTGATATCTTGGACCCAGCTTTGCTCCGCTCTGGACGATTAGATCGGAAGATTGAGTTTCCAATGCCTAATGAAGAGGCCAGAGCCAGAATTATGCAGATTCACTCACGCAAAATGAATGTCAG CCCTGATGTGAACTATGAGGAACTGGCTCGCTGCACAGATGATTTTAATGGAGCCCAGTGCAAGGCTGTGTGTGTTGAAGCG GGGATGATTGCCCTCCGCCGTGGAGCAACAGAGCTCACCCACGAGGACTACATGGAAGGAATCCTGGAGGttcaagcaaagaaaaaagccaacCTGCAGTACTATGCCTGA
- the LOC131581696 gene encoding transmembrane protein 178B-like has product MAAAAQALSGTGLLLAAAALALLAVAIGTDSWYETDARRHRERCRGFGHKRSDPPGSMSAPSSHLPLRARPPRALLPGRPPAPAPAAAASAALDSHCGRRFNSTVSGLWRRCHRAGYEPDSEELIRKGVIQRCTAVKYHYTSSSLPRNLPINITNTIRQDEWHALHLRRMTAGFIGMAVSIILFGWIIGVLGCCKQQELMQYVAGLLFLMGGTCCIISLCTCVAGINFELSRYPRYVYGLPEDISHGYGWSMFCAWGGLGLTLLAGFLCTLAPSLNTSRASVQKPRQENGAV; this is encoded by the exons ATGGCGGCCGCGGCTCAGGCGCTGAGCGGCACCGGGCTGCTCCtggccgccgccgccctcgCCCTCCTGGCCGTGGCCATCGGCACCGATTCCTGGTACGAGACGGACGCGCGGCGGCACCGCGAGCGCTGCCGCGGCTTCGGCCACAAGCGCAGCGACCCGCCCGGCTCCATGTCGGCGCCCAGCTCGCACCTGCCGCTCCGCGCCCGACCCCCGCGGGCGCTCCTGCCCGGGcgccccccggcccccgccccggccgccgccgcttccGCCGCGCTGGACTCGCACTGCGGCCGCCGCTTCAACTCCACCGTCTCGGGGCTCTGGAGGCGCTGCCACCGCGCGGGCTACGAGCCGGACAGCGAGGAGCTCATCCGGAAAG GAGTTATTCAGCGCTGCACTGCTGTGAAGTACCACTACACCTCCAGCTCTCTGCCTCGCAACTTACCCATCAACATCACCAACACCATCCGGCAGGATGAGTGGCACGCGCTCC atCTGCGCAGGATGACAGCTGGCTTCATTGGCATGGCAGTCTCCATCATCCTGTTTGGGTGGATCATTGgtgtgctgggctgctgcaaACAGCAGGAGCTCATGCAGTACGTGGCTGGGCTGCTCTTCCTAATGGGAG GTACTTGCTGCATCATCTCACTCTGCACATGCGTAGCTGGGATCAATTTTGAGTTATCCCGCTATCCTCGCTACGTCTATGGGCTGCCAGAGGACATCAGTCATGGCTATGGCTGGTCCATGTTCTGTGCCTGGGGGGGCTTGGgcctcaccctgctggctggGTTCCTCTGCACATTGGCCCCGTCACTCAACACCTCCCGGGCATCTGTACAAAAACCCAGACAAGAAAATGGGGCCGTGTGA